GCGCGCGAAGGCAGCCGTTAGCTACTTAACCAGGATGACCGTCGACTCTCGCTTTTAGCAACATAGAGCCAAACTTAATCACATACAGAGTAAAAGCCAATATCCATAACAGCCCGCTGATATCGATCATCAACATCATTTGGGCTGGCCACAGAACCACACCAACACTACGAACTAACGCAGCAGCCGTCAGCATAGCGAATGCTAACGCCATATTTGGGCCCTGATAAATTGCTCGCCCAGTATGCCCCATGGTTACACGAGCGATCATCGCCAGTATCAAGCCGCCGAGCGCTCCGATCGCAAACAGATGCAACATATTGTGGCCCGCAAATGGGTTATCGAGTAACCCTCTCAATAATAGGCTGACCGGAATACACAAGTAAGCTAAGTGCAGTGACCACACTAACGGCTCTTTGACGGTGCGCCACGGCTGCCATCTCATCACACGAACTAAATGTGCTAAACCGGAAATGACCATCAGAGAAGGCCCGAGCTGAGCAAAAGTGACAGGGAAAAAGCTCAGAATAAATAAACTGACCAGCGGTAGGTTTGCCGTCCATTCTAACCAAGTCATCGGCTGTGGTTTCTCAAAATTAAATCGCCGTGCAGTGAAGAATGGAATCACTCGCCCGCCCATTACCGACAGTAAAATCGTAAACCACCACAACATTGCCTGCCAGACCGCTGAAGAAGGAAACGGCGGCATCCCCTTAATGGTCGCGTAGCTGGCAAAGTTCGCCGCAATCGCCAAAACAAACAAGGACACAAAGAACAGATTTTTCCACCCTTTAGCTTTGATCACTCGACTGCCAACTTCATACGCTGCAAAAGCGATAAACAGAGCCTCTATCGATGAAATCAACCACAAAGGTGCAGGTGTCCAAAACAGTACACGCGGAAGTAGCCACAAACCAACCAGTAGCGCCAATCTATGGTGTCTGGTGCCATTGATTTCCGTCCAATTCTGGACTGCGGTCAAAACAAACCCCACCACAATCGCCATCGAGAAACCAAACAACATCTCATGCACATGCCACCACAAAGCAGGCACTCTTAACGCTGCAGGTTGGCCGTTTTGAAACATCCATACCCACAAGGCGACAGCAATAACAGCGTAAACGGCCCCAAGCAAAAAGAAGGGCCGAAACCCCAAACGTAAAATCGGCGGAATGGCTTCTTCGACTTTTTTGTCAGTAATATTGAGCACAATGGTCACTCCAAATATTGAATCTAACTATCTAACAGCAATATTTATTCCAGTGTTAAATCTAATAAAATTCAATACGTTAAAAGAAATCATGTCTTTATGACTCCATAAAATTAGGTCATAAAGACACATAAGAGTAATGAAAGTACAAATTTTGAAGGTCTGAATCATTGACCCAAGTCGTCAGAAGTTGACAATAACCCATCTGGATAATGTGAGGTTTAGATGAAAATTGTTGCTGTAACCGCCTGCCCTACCGGTATTGCTCATACTTACATGGCTGCCGATGCACTGAGTAAAGCTGCACCTAAAAAAGGCTTGCAGATCAAGGTCGAAACCCAAGGTGCAATGGGGATTGAAAACCCTCTCTCCGCTCAAGATATTATGCGCGCAGACTTGGTTCTGATTGCTTCAGATATAGAGATAGAACAGCGTGCACGCTTCACTGGTTGTAAAATCCATGTTGTTACCATTGAAGAAGTCTTGACCAATGTTGATGCCGTTCTCGACAGGTGCAAATCACTGTGATTGAACGTCGAATTACGTTCGTTCTCCCCGAGGATGGATTTGCCAGTTGGAAAATCAATCGACTCAAGGCCTTGAGCGGGATGTTTCGCTCGGTGGTCGTGTTACTTAATGTCACCAAGTGGGAAAGAGCCAATATCGAGCACCCTTTGCAAATCATGTCGTTGGGCAGTCAGGAGTTCGATTTATGTCAGATACACATTGAAGGCTCAGATGCAGAATTGGCCTGCATGGTGTTTACTAATTTCATCAGCGATCAGTTCACCTTGGTCAATACTGCGCATAAGAGTAACCAATTAACCAATATTGCACTGCTCAGCAATCTGCCCACTTTTCATCTCGATTTTCCACTTAGCTACTTACACCACCACAGTGATGTTGAAAATAAGTCAGCGGCATTCAGCCTCGCGACAAAATGCATTACCAGTTCAAACCCAGCTCTAATAAGTGAACAGTTTGCTCAGCGAGAGCAAACCTCTTCAACCGCTATTGGGCATGGGATCGCCCTTCCTCACATCATGAGTGAAGCGATTGATATCCCAAGTGTCAGCATTGTATCGCTCACAGAAGAGTTAGACTGGAACTCTCCCGTTCCGGGTGGTGTCAGTATGATCATCGCTATCGCTTTGCCACATAAAGCGTCACGTGATGTCTTGCTAGCCTTTACGCGCCTGACTCGTTCATTGCTGGATCCAGACTATTGCCAGTTGCTGCGTACCAGCCACGAACAACAAGCGTTAAAAGCACTTCTTACCCATAAACTGGCACAAGCCTAGCTCGCCCGATATTCGCTCGGCGTCATACCGACTTTGTTCTTAAACACCCGAAAAAAATAGTTGGCATCAGCGTAGCCACAACGGTTCGCCACTTCCTGTAGACGGAAGTCATAGCGCTTGAGCATAAACTTAGCGCGGTCAATTCGAACCCAGGTGATGTAGTCGGCCAGTGTCATATGCCCTTGTTGGCGAAACAAGCGCGACAAGTGATTGGGGGAAATGTTAAACCGCGAAGCAATCGACGCTCTGGTAATTGCCCGATGAAAATTCTCTTGAATATAGATACAAATTCCTTGGTAAAGATCTTCACTATGGCTTTTCGAACGGCCATCAGGCTTTTGTAACATTGATTGGCAATAGCTGAGCAGAGCCACCAGCAAATGTTCATCCATCGGAGCTTTTTGAGGTTCCTGAGCTAGTGCGTTCAATGCCTGCAAAATATGATCAACCGCGTGCCCAGTTCGGGTCGGTACAGAATATTTCTGGATGTCATAGAAACCGCTTTCCCCCGCACGCTTGCTCACCAAACTGAAACCTAACTGGCGACGACCAAACAGCAAACTCAGTACCGAACATTCGTTTTCCCAGTTCGGTTTATTCCAACAGTTAGGAGGAATATAGAGTGCGTCTCCACTCAATACGCTAATGTCCGCAATCCCTTGTTCAGGATCTTCAAGTTGATTGAGGTACTCGCCACTTAAAACGAGCTCAAGCCGCGGAAAGTTCACCTGATAGCTAAAAGCAGGGGGTGTGAGTTTGTCTGCAGCAAACCAGATCCGACTAAAATGCTCTCGTTCATGAATAACATTATCGAGTAAATCATGGAATATATGACTCATAGCCCCCTCTTAAGTAATCACTTTTCGTGACTTCCATCAACAAAAAACACATAAAATCGAGGTTACTATACTCTAGTTTTTACGATTTGTATTTTTCCTTTCAAAGATAGAAACACTTAATAAAAAACAATAAACATTTGATATTTAATAGTTAATTTAAAATTAAACAAACTAATTACACTTAAATCAATAATTGATTTCGATCACACTCCAAATCCATAGTTACAATAATCCAGTAAATGCATTTCTGGTACACTAAAAATCCTTGACTGAATAACCCACAATTACCCTCAGATAAAAAAACAAGTTCCGCATAAATAGGAACCAATCGGGGTAAACGAGATGATCACAGACTTAATCAATCAAGAGTTGATTTGCTTAGATCTCCAAGCAACAACCAAGCAAGAAGTATTCGAAGAACTGATCGAACTGCTTAGCAACAACCACCGCATCAGCGACAAAGCACAATTCCTCAATGACATTCAGGCTCGCGAAGAGATTGGCAACACAGGCTTTGAAGATGGCGTCGCGCTGCCTCATGCCAAAAGTGCCGCGGTTTCCCAGCCTGCTGTCGCGATTGGTATTAGCCGCCAAGGGATAGAATACGGCGCAGAAGACGGTCAGCCGAGCAAACTATTTTTTATGATTGCCTCTCCTGATGGTGGTGCCGACCACCATATCGAGGTGCTGGCTGAGCTCTCTTCCAAACTTATCGAAGAAGGTTTTATCGAACGTTTTATGCAGGCCAGCTCCGCAGAAGAAGCATTAGAATTACTGCTCGCCAAACCACAAGATCTGCAAGATAACCCAGAAGCCGATCAAGGCTTTTTAATCGGTGTAACTGGTTGCCCAGCAGGCGTTGCGCACACTTACCTAGCCGCCGAAGCCTTAGAAAAAGGCGCCGCTGAACTTGGCTATCAAATCAAAGTCGAAACCAATGGCTCTATCGGGGTCAAAAACACGCCGAGTTCAGAAGAGATAGCTAAAGCTGACGCGATCATTGTCGCCTGTGACAAACAGGTTGATATGAATCGTTTCGCAGGAAAAAAGGTCATCTCAACAGGTGTCAAGGCACCGATCAGCGATGCTAAAGGTTTGATAGAAAAAGCGCTACAAGCGCCACTCTATACAGCGAGTGAAGAAAGCCAAACGACTGAAACAGCTTCTTCGAATGCCCGTAGCGATTTATACCGCTACCTGATGAACGGCGTTTCACACATGATTCCATTTGTGGTTACAGGTGGCCTGCTGATCGCACTCGCGCTGGCCATTGGTGGCGAGCCAACGTCTGCGGGAATGGCAATTCCTGAAGACAGCATGTGGCAAAAAGTACTGGATGTCGGTGTGGTGTCGTTTACCTTGATGATCCCCATATTGGCGGGCTACATAGCCTATGCAATTGCTGATCGTCCGGGGCTTGCTCCGGGATTAATTGGGGGCTGGATTGCGAACAATGGCTCTTTCTATGGTGCGGAAGCTGGCACAGGTTTTATCGGCGCCATCGTTGCTGGCCTGCTGGTGGGCTATTTTGTCAAATGGCTGACGAGCATCAACTACCATAAATTTATTCAGCCATTGGTGCCTATTATGATTGCACCAATCCTCGGCTCTTTGTTTATCTCTAGCCTGTTTATCTTCGTCATTGGTGCACCCATTGCAAGCTTGATGGATAGCCTAAATGCGATGTTAGTCAGCATGAGTACTGGCAGTGTGATTCTGTTGGGTATTGTCTTAGGTGGCATGGCTGGTTTTGATATGGGCGGACCGTTTAACAAAGTCGCGTTCTTGTTCTCTGTCGGCATGATAGCCAGTGGTCAGACGCAATTTATGGGCGCTATGGCGTGTGCAATTCCTGTAGCACCTCTTGGTATGGGTCTCGCCACTTTCCTTGGTCGTAAATTCAATCTATTTGAAGCATCAGAAATCGAAGCTGGTAAAGCGGCCGGTGCTATGGGCTTGGTCGGTATCTCAGAAGGCGCAATACCATTTGCCGCGCAAGATCCAATGTCTGTGATTCCGGCTAACGTGCTTGGCTCTATGGTGGCGGCGGTAATGGCCTTCTCATTTGGTGTCACCAACAGCGTCGCGCACGGTGGTCCGGTTGTCGCCTTGCTTGGCGCAATGAACCTACCGCTGATGGCACTCGCTTGTATGGCTGCGGGTACAGTCGTGACCGCCCTGACCTGTATTTCACTTAAGAAGATGCGTAAAGCGAAAGCACAGCTAGCAACCGCTTAATCATTTAAGCACCTTAGGCGCGCTCCCCTATTTTGCGCGCTATTCAGACCCCGCTTTTACGGGGTCTTTTCTTTTGTGGTAAAAACCTTTAGGTTGTTTGTTGAACACAGAGGGAGAATACATGGCAATTTACATCTTTGGCTACGGCAGTTTAATGAACTCCGCATCGAGACAACTGACAGGAAAAACCGCGCAAGCGTTGCCTGCCATTGTTCATGGTTTCAAACGCTACTGGGGTAAAGTGGATGACAGTTATATCCTTTCACCACTGGTAGTAAACAAAGGCGAAGGATTAGTCAATGGAGTACTACTCGAAATCAGAGAAGATGAGCTGAGTGAATTTGATGTTCGCGAGCGAGGCTACCATAGAGTGGAAGTGCCCCATTCACAGCTTGAGTGTAGTAACCCGTTTCGTGCCAATGATCAGGTTTGGGTGTACATCAAAGACAACCCAGAGCCGCCATGTAGCCTGAGCCCTATCATGCAAACCTATGTCGATACTGTATTAGCAGGGTGTCTGGAAATCTCCGAACCGTTTGCCAAACAATTTATTGAGCACACCATCGGCTGGCATTTCCCGAGGGAAGATGACCGACATGCGCCTAAGTATGGCAACCTCGCGGGTGTAGAAGCACACCATTATCCGGTGATTGATAAACTAATAAAGGGAGCGTAATGCTCCCTTTTCAGTTCGGTAATACAAGCGGTTAGAACTTGTAATCAATACCTAGGAACAAAGTGTCCATATCGAAGTCTGCATTATCGTACTCAGCCGTTGTTGTTCGATATCCAGCATTAATGCTCCAATTATTATTGAATGCGTAGCCTGCTTCAACACCATAAAGCACTGAAGAGCCAGAAGCCTCAGAACCGTTGGACTTGTTTTCACCACCAACACCACCGATTCCAAAGATTCCACCTAGATAGAAATCTGAATGGCCAAAGTAGTACTGAGGTTTCACATTCAAGTTGAACGCTGAAAACTCAAGGTTATTCACCGCAGTATCACCTTTCAGGGCAATATCAAAAGACCCGTAATGCGCGTACTCAGCTTCTAGACCAACCACAAATGAGTCAGCGATATGGAAGTTATAGCCAATTGCTAGCGCTGCACTGGTAGATGACACCTCACCTGCAGAGCTCGCTCCATCCCAGTTTGTCGCATTAACATCTGTATCAATGATGTCTACACCTAGATACCAGCCATCATTTAGGTAACTACGTTCTGCCTGCTGTGCATCTACGTTTTCCGCACCCACTGCTTGAAATGAAACTGCCGCGACTAGAGCTGCGAGTAACTTCTTTTTCATTATTATTCCCATATATTTTGAATATACATCACAAAATTCCTCGCGCGACTATAGGGAACTCAATAAAAAACAAAACCATCAGTAAACAATATATTGATCAAAATCTCATTAATAAAACAAATACGAACAATTGTCGTACAAGCTCAGTAGAAAGGGGGGACAAAAGCACACATTATGCCGACAAGAATGCCAATATACCTAATTACGCGCCACATAGAATACGATGTGTTAGCGATACAGCTTAACTCCGCCTACGTTGCACTGTATTCCGCTATCGGAGGACCGCCCTAACCCACTATCTATCAAGCCCCCTATTTCACAACACGTGCAATAATATTGCGCAACCAGATATTCTTTTCTTCATACTGGTTAGCACTAAGAAACAATAATTTAATGTCGAAATCTGGTACTTCCAAGGGAGCTGCAACCGCGGTTAAGCTGTGATTATACATTTCCAGTTGCGCAAACCTTTTCGGGATGATGCAAACCATCTTGCGACCAATCAATAGCTTCCGAATGGTCAAAAAATTTCGAGACACTACCCCCACTCTTCGCTCAAAGCCCATTTTAGCCAGTTTTTTATCTACCTGAGTTTCTAAACTACCATCTGAGCTCACCAACGCATGTTCGACAGATACAAATTGTTCCAATGTCATAGGATTCTGGTGCTCAACGGTAAGAGGGTCAAACAAACACAAATGCTGTTCAGAATAGAGATATTGCGAGGTGAAACGGCGACTATGACCATCAATACTGCCAATGATTGCATCGATATGCTCACTATCTGCTATCGCTTGGTAGTTGCTACGGTTAACGTTAACAAAGCTAATTTGTGAGTGAGGCGATTCGTTTTTAATGGCATCAAATAATATCGGAGCAAAGAGCTGCTCAGCATAATCGGTCAACCCAATTTTCCACACACCACTGTAGTTTTGAGGGTCGAAGCCTTTCTTACTCAATAAGTCGTTTTGAATGCTCGCCAAGAGATTATGCACAAGTGGAGCTATGTCATGGGAGCGCTGCGTCGGTTCCATACGCACCCCCACTCGTTTAAAGAGAGGATCATCAAATAAAGTACGCATGCGTTGTAGTGTATGACTCATCGCAGATTGGCTGACATAGCACTCCTGAGCGGCGAGACTAACGCTTTTTGTCTCATATAACGCCTGAAAAGCGACCAAGAGATTGAGGTCAACACCTTTCCAACTAAACTCTCTCACAGTAATCCCATATAGTTCATATACTGTATTAAAACTATTAATTTGAATCATTTTAGTGCATTTCTTACAGTATGTGCAGTATTTGTTCTATGAGTAACCAGACAATGTGGTCTATTTTTAAAACCTTTTTTTGGCTTGGCTGGATAAGCTTCGGCGGTCCGGCAGCCCATATCGGCTACTTTCGTAATACCTTTGTTGAAAAGCTCAAATGGCTTGACGATAAAGAGTACGCACAAATTGTCGCTCTGAGTCAGTTTCTGCCCGGACCAGGCTCCAGTCAGGTTGGCTTTGCTCTCGGTTACAAACGCGGCGGATTACCCGGCGCCTGCATGGCTTTTTTAGGGTTCACCCTTCCATCAGTCCTTATCATGCTAGCGCTCGCTGTACTCAGCAGTGAGCTAACGGAAATGTCCATATTCCAGAATATTGTTAATGGTCTGAAGCTGTTAGCGGTTGTCGTTGTAGCAGATGCCACGTGGGGAATGTACAAGAATTTCTGTAAAGATAAGCTATCGGTCACTCTCTGTTTAGTGACCGCCATATCACTATTGGTTTTCCCCAGTATTGCTACCCAAATACTGGTTCTGGTTATCGCCGCAGCTGTCGGTATAAAGTACCTGAGTAATCAAAAGCAAGAACCTCAGGCACATTTTGAACCATCGGTGTTTCCTCTTGTTCTATTTATCATACTGATTATTGGCCTGCCTTTTGTTTCTCAAAACTTACCTGCGCTGGAGTTATTCAGCAATTTCTTCCAAGCAGGCAGTTTGGTATTCGGCGGGGGACATGTTGTCCTACCATTGCTACAGAATATTGTCGGTGATCAGCTCAGTCAGGATGCTTTCCTAACAGGATATGCTGCGGCTCAAGCAGTACCGGGGCCAATGTTCACCTTTGCTACTTACATTGGTTATGAGTTGTTACCACAAGCGCCTATTGCAGGCGCATTGATTGCCACTCTGGGTGTCTTTTTACCAGGCTTCTTACTGCTTTTAGGTGTACTAAAAAACTGGCAATCCTTAGCCAAGATGCCCAAAGTATCGGGCGCCGTAAACGGCGTAAATGCAGCCGTTGTCGGTCTATTGGTTGCCGCTCTCTATCAACCAGTCTTCAGCAGCGCAGTGATGAGTTCAATCGACATTTCATTGGTTCTGGTTGGCTTTTATCTGCTTAGACAGTTGAAACTGCCCATTGTCTCAATGGTCATCTTCTTTATGGCAGCGGGCATTGCAGGTGGCTATCTTACTTAAAGACGAGGAAATACAATAAACCAAAAGGAGAGCGTTAGCTCTCCTTTTATTGCTCGGCCACGGATGCAACTTCTGCTGCTTTTTCTTCCCTTACCATTGCCAATGCTTTTTCAAGGTTTTCATTCGCTACCTTGTAATAAGAAGTTTTGCTATCAATGGCTTGCTGTAAGTATGGAATCTCCTTATCGGGCTTACCCTGCAAGATCAGAAAATACCCGACATTATTTAATGCTTCAGGTTTATCCATATGCTTAGAACACATTCCCTTCACGAGAGTTGAGATTATCCACCTCTCACCTAACCTTATTAGTAGATCACGGCAACAATCACTTGGGAATACGCTTTCTGTGGATGTATTACATAAAGGATATTGGCTGGGCCAATCAATAAGTTACGTTGATAAAGATACAGTGAGGGATCTAGAGAGGTATTTTCATCTCCTCGACTACGGCTATGACGTTTCCGTATTGAGTGAGTCCGATATTGATTTCTGTTTTTTTTTCTACGAAGAAAATTTTGATTCTCTATTTCTAACCACTACAAAGCTTTGTCAGAACTTACACAAGCATCTTGTCTTGCTCTATAGAGAGCATCTGGACCCAGAAGTTGAGCAATTGGAAATCGTGTTTTCAACGCTTGATCTTAATGGAAAATCGGTAAAACCTTGGGCAGAAGAGCTCAGCAAGCAAGTCCACTACCAGTTCAATCAACACAAAGAGATCTTAGAGATCCATAAACTTCCGGCGATATCTGAGCAAAAGAATATCAGCAAAGACCTAGTCGAAATTCTTAGATACATTGACAAAAACCTTTCACGAACTATTCGTGAAGAAGATATTGCAGAATACTGTCATTACTCTGTTACCTATTTCTCTAAATTTTTTCATAAATCGATAGGAGTCAGCTTTAGAGATTACCTCACCATAAAAAGAATAAGTCTTGCCAAACAGTTACTTAGTGAAAAAAGAAAAGAGAAAATCTCCTTTATTGCCTTCCAATGTGGGTACAATGACGTGTCGTATTTCTCTCGTATCTTCAAGAAAAAAACAGGTCTAAGTCCAGCTATCTACCGCCAGCTCCATTAGTTTTAACGCCACGGTCACAAGTTCCTGTTCAACTCTTGCCTAATGCTTCCCTCTCTTAACTCCCGCATGCTAAAGTTAACAAGCTGTTAACAATAAAAATATCATAACTTTGCCAATAACATGGAGTTAGAAAATGATTCAGCCTAACGAGTTAAGCAAAACGACTTGTGCTCTCCCACCACCAAATGAAATGATCCTTCGCTGGGCAGAGGAACGCCCGAATGAAGTGTATCTCAAACAAATCATTGATCGTCAATTTGTCGAATTCACCTATGCAGAAGTCGCTGACAAAGCACTGAAATTGGTTGCTGCATTGCAGGAGCTAGGTCTGCAACCACGAGATAAGATTGCTTTAGTCTCAAAAAACTGCGCAGAATGGTTTATTTGTGATTTGGCGTTGATGCTGGGTGACTTTGTCAGTGTTCCCATCTTCCCAACAGCCGGTGCAGATACCATTGAATACTGCGTCACCCATAGTGAAAGTAAAGCACTGATTGGCGGTAAACTTGATGATGCTACCGCAACTCAACAAGTGCTGGATGCAATGCCAAATCTTATCAGCATCTCACTCCCTTATGACACTGCCCCTCAATGTCAGCACAACTTTAATAACTTAATCGCTCAATCTCAGCCGAGTAAAGATCGACCAGAACATTATGATGACAAGCTAATGTCGTTGGTTTATACATCAGGTACATCAGGCTTGCCTAAGGGTGCCATGCTGACCTACGGTGCTTTCAGTTGGTCAGTACAACAATTGATAAACCATATCGGTATTCAGGAAAATGACCGACTGTTCTCTTATTTACCTCTTGCTCATATCACTGAACGAGTATATATCTTTGGTTCCTCTATTATGGGCGGGGTTACCACTGCATTCCCAGAGTCTCTTGATACTTTCATCGAAGACGTAAAAATGCAGCGCCCAACGCTGTTTATCTCTGTACCGCGTCTATGGACTTTGTTCCAGCAACGTATTCAGGACAAACTACCGCAGAAAAAACTCAATATTTTGCTCAAAATTCCTTTTGTCAATTCACTGATTAAAAAGAAACTCGCAGACGGTCTTGGTCTAGATCAGGCTCGTGTTTTGGGCTGTGGTTCAGCTCCCGTCTCGCCAGCATTACTGAGTTGGTACCATAGCGTAGGCCTCAATATCACCGAAGCTTGGGGAATGACCGAATCCTTTGCTTACAGTACCCTCAATTATCCATTCAGAGCGGACAAAATTGGCTCAGTCGGTAATGCAGGCCCAGGAATCGAGCTTAAGATCGCCGATGATGAAGAGATCATGGTGCGCGGCAAGGGTCTGTTCTCTGGTTACTACAAAAATGATATCGCAACTCAAGAATCGTTTGATTCAGAAGGCTGGCTACACACTGGAGATATCGGCTTTATCGACGCAGATGGTTACTTAACCATCCAAGGGCGTAAAAAGGACACCTTCAAAACAGCCAAAGGTAAGTTTGTTGCCCCTGTACCTATTGAGAAGAAACTCTTTGAGTACAGTCGTGTGGAGATGATGTGTCTCATCGGACTTGGATTACCCGCGCCTATCCTTTTAGTGGTACCTCACGATTTCCCTAACTTTGATCGCGCTCGCTACGAAAGAACAACGAAGAGAGTCGTCGAAAGGATGAATGCTGAATTGGAGTCTCACGAGCAGATCAAGGGGGTTCTGATGATCAAAGATCCTTGGAGCATTGAGAATGGTATTCTCACGCCAACACTGAAGATCAAACGTCATGTCCTAGAGCAGAAATATCATGATGTAGGTCACAACTGGCCCAAAGGACAACTCGTTGTCTGGGAAGAGTAAAACATAAGGAGAGCGAAAGCTCTCCTTTTTTGCTTTTTTATCATTTGTCATTATGATGCTTAGCAAAAAGGGAGCAAATTAAAAAGGAATGAATATGGATGCAAGATTGCATCATCTGCCGGGTCTACGTTACTTTGAGATAGCCGCAAGACTAAACAGTTACAGCAGAGCAGCGGAAGAACTCTTTATCAGCCAAGCGGCCGTTAGCCAAAAGATACGTCAACTTGAAGACGGATTGGGCTGTAAGCTTTTTGTCCGAGATGGACGAGAAATGCGCTTGACTGAACAAGGTAAAATACTCTTCAAGCACGTATCTCATGGTTTTGAAAACATCATCACAGGGTTAAACCAGATCCAAAGTGAACCCATAGAAGGCCTACTCTGTG
This window of the Vibrio neptunius genome carries:
- a CDS encoding PTS fructose transporter subunit IIB; protein product: MKIVAVTACPTGIAHTYMAADALSKAAPKKGLQIKVETQGAMGIENPLSAQDIMRADLVLIASDIEIEQRARFTGCKIHVVTIEEVLTNVDAVLDRCKSL
- the chrA gene encoding chromate efflux transporter → MWSIFKTFFWLGWISFGGPAAHIGYFRNTFVEKLKWLDDKEYAQIVALSQFLPGPGSSQVGFALGYKRGGLPGACMAFLGFTLPSVLIMLALAVLSSELTEMSIFQNIVNGLKLLAVVVVADATWGMYKNFCKDKLSVTLCLVTAISLLVFPSIATQILVLVIAAAVGIKYLSNQKQEPQAHFEPSVFPLVLFIILIIGLPFVSQNLPALELFSNFFQAGSLVFGGGHVVLPLLQNIVGDQLSQDAFLTGYAAAQAVPGPMFTFATYIGYELLPQAPIAGALIATLGVFLPGFLLLLGVLKNWQSLAKMPKVSGAVNGVNAAVVGLLVAALYQPVFSSAVMSSIDISLVLVGFYLLRQLKLPIVSMVIFFMAAGIAGGYLT
- a CDS encoding NnrS family protein is translated as MLNITDKKVEEAIPPILRLGFRPFFLLGAVYAVIAVALWVWMFQNGQPAALRVPALWWHVHEMLFGFSMAIVVGFVLTAVQNWTEINGTRHHRLALLVGLWLLPRVLFWTPAPLWLISSIEALFIAFAAYEVGSRVIKAKGWKNLFFVSLFVLAIAANFASYATIKGMPPFPSSAVWQAMLWWFTILLSVMGGRVIPFFTARRFNFEKPQPMTWLEWTANLPLVSLFILSFFPVTFAQLGPSLMVISGLAHLVRVMRWQPWRTVKEPLVWSLHLAYLCIPVSLLLRGLLDNPFAGHNMLHLFAIGALGGLILAMIARVTMGHTGRAIYQGPNMALAFAMLTAAALVRSVGVVLWPAQMMLMIDISGLLWILAFTLYVIKFGSMLLKARVDGHPG
- a CDS encoding PTS sugar transporter subunit IIA, whose translation is MIERRITFVLPEDGFASWKINRLKALSGMFRSVVVLLNVTKWERANIEHPLQIMSLGSQEFDLCQIHIEGSDAELACMVFTNFISDQFTLVNTAHKSNQLTNIALLSNLPTFHLDFPLSYLHHHSDVENKSAAFSLATKCITSSNPALISEQFAQREQTSSTAIGHGIALPHIMSEAIDIPSVSIVSLTEELDWNSPVPGGVSMIIAIALPHKASRDVLLAFTRLTRSLLDPDYCQLLRTSHEQQALKALLTHKLAQA
- a CDS encoding porin family protein, encoding MKKKLLAALVAAVSFQAVGAENVDAQQAERSYLNDGWYLGVDIIDTDVNATNWDGASSAGEVSSTSAALAIGYNFHIADSFVVGLEAEYAHYGSFDIALKGDTAVNNLEFSAFNLNVKPQYYFGHSDFYLGGIFGIGGVGGENKSNGSEASGSSVLYGVEAGYAFNNNWSINAGYRTTTAEYDNADFDMDTLFLGIDYKF
- a CDS encoding fructose-specific PTS transporter subunit EIIC; translated protein: MITDLINQELICLDLQATTKQEVFEELIELLSNNHRISDKAQFLNDIQAREEIGNTGFEDGVALPHAKSAAVSQPAVAIGISRQGIEYGAEDGQPSKLFFMIASPDGGADHHIEVLAELSSKLIEEGFIERFMQASSAEEALELLLAKPQDLQDNPEADQGFLIGVTGCPAGVAHTYLAAEALEKGAAELGYQIKVETNGSIGVKNTPSSEEIAKADAIIVACDKQVDMNRFAGKKVISTGVKAPISDAKGLIEKALQAPLYTASEESQTTETASSNARSDLYRYLMNGVSHMIPFVVTGGLLIALALAIGGEPTSAGMAIPEDSMWQKVLDVGVVSFTLMIPILAGYIAYAIADRPGLAPGLIGGWIANNGSFYGAEAGTGFIGAIVAGLLVGYFVKWLTSINYHKFIQPLVPIMIAPILGSLFISSLFIFVIGAPIASLMDSLNAMLVSMSTGSVILLGIVLGGMAGFDMGGPFNKVAFLFSVGMIASGQTQFMGAMACAIPVAPLGMGLATFLGRKFNLFEASEIEAGKAAGAMGLVGISEGAIPFAAQDPMSVIPANVLGSMVAAVMAFSFGVTNSVAHGGPVVALLGAMNLPLMALACMAAGTVVTALTCISLKKMRKAKAQLATA
- a CDS encoding LysR family transcriptional regulator — protein: MREFSWKGVDLNLLVAFQALYETKSVSLAAQECYVSQSAMSHTLQRMRTLFDDPLFKRVGVRMEPTQRSHDIAPLVHNLLASIQNDLLSKKGFDPQNYSGVWKIGLTDYAEQLFAPILFDAIKNESPHSQISFVNVNRSNYQAIADSEHIDAIIGSIDGHSRRFTSQYLYSEQHLCLFDPLTVEHQNPMTLEQFVSVEHALVSSDGSLETQVDKKLAKMGFERRVGVVSRNFLTIRKLLIGRKMVCIIPKRFAQLEMYNHSLTAVAAPLEVPDFDIKLLFLSANQYEEKNIWLRNIIARVVK
- a CDS encoding AraC family transcriptional regulator, whose translation is MSHIFHDLLDNVIHEREHFSRIWFAADKLTPPAFSYQVNFPRLELVLSGEYLNQLEDPEQGIADISVLSGDALYIPPNCWNKPNWENECSVLSLLFGRRQLGFSLVSKRAGESGFYDIQKYSVPTRTGHAVDHILQALNALAQEPQKAPMDEHLLVALLSYCQSMLQKPDGRSKSHSEDLYQGICIYIQENFHRAITRASIASRFNISPNHLSRLFRQQGHMTLADYITWVRIDRAKFMLKRYDFRLQEVANRCGYADANYFFRVFKNKVGMTPSEYRAS
- a CDS encoding gamma-glutamylcyclotransferase, coding for MAIYIFGYGSLMNSASRQLTGKTAQALPAIVHGFKRYWGKVDDSYILSPLVVNKGEGLVNGVLLEIREDELSEFDVRERGYHRVEVPHSQLECSNPFRANDQVWVYIKDNPEPPCSLSPIMQTYVDTVLAGCLEISEPFAKQFIEHTIGWHFPREDDRHAPKYGNLAGVEAHHYPVIDKLIKGA